From the genome of uncultured Pseudodesulfovibrio sp., one region includes:
- a CDS encoding formate dehydrogenase accessory sulfurtransferase FdhD, with protein sequence MASSSHLKAVIGRAESKRTEGPAEARPLQLACPVTIQRYAAGKLSFKDDQIAEEADIRLTVNGRAEAVLARTPGDDLNLVAGYLFAQSRVMCPEDIVSIAFSYHGPSRVDVDLKTPVAVRRIYPSPRPVHIAPELLFDLKDVFERRQSLFKNTGSTHAAALFSVEGELISYGEDVGRHNAFDKAVGRALLEGTLESVTIAMLSSRLALELATKATTANIPVLCGFSAATSSAITYAERNNLSLVGRIKDDSFNVYANGWRFR encoded by the coding sequence ATGGCCTCATCGTCGCATCTCAAGGCCGTCATTGGCCGGGCGGAGTCGAAACGGACCGAAGGCCCGGCTGAAGCCCGGCCCCTGCAGCTGGCCTGTCCGGTAACCATTCAGCGGTATGCGGCTGGGAAGCTGTCCTTCAAGGACGATCAGATCGCCGAGGAAGCGGATATCCGTCTGACCGTAAACGGCAGGGCCGAGGCCGTCCTGGCAAGGACGCCCGGTGACGATTTGAACTTGGTGGCGGGCTATCTGTTCGCTCAATCCAGGGTCATGTGTCCGGAGGATATCGTCAGCATCGCCTTTTCCTACCACGGTCCGTCGCGGGTGGATGTGGATCTCAAGACCCCGGTGGCCGTGCGGCGGATTTACCCCTCGCCACGGCCGGTGCACATAGCCCCGGAGTTGCTTTTTGATCTGAAGGATGTCTTCGAACGACGGCAGAGTCTGTTCAAGAACACCGGTTCCACCCATGCGGCAGCCCTGTTTTCAGTGGAAGGGGAGTTGATCTCCTACGGTGAGGATGTGGGACGGCACAACGCCTTTGACAAGGCTGTGGGGCGGGCCTTGCTCGAAGGAACCCTGGAATCGGTGACCATCGCCATGCTCTCGTCACGACTGGCACTTGAGCTCGCCACCAAGGCGACTACGGCCAATATTCCTGTCCTGTGCGGGTTCTCGGCCGCGACGAGCTCGGCCATTACCTATGCCGAACGCAACAATTTAAGCCTTGTAGGGCGGATAAAGGACGATTCCTTCAATGTCTACGCGAACGGTTGGCGGTTTCGCTAG
- a CDS encoding 4Fe-4S dicluster domain-containing protein, producing the protein MSKSFLIDTSRCTACRGCQIACKEWHELPANKTTQYHWGSHQNPQDLNPNNYKLVRFSEHLEDGVIRWNFFPEQCRHCVVPPCKELGDVYVEEAIVQDEKTGAVLFTEKTKKFSKEEAEEVREACPYNIPRRNDESGLMSKCTMCNDRVHAGMLPSCVKVCPTGTMNFGEREEMLALAEKRLAILKNKWPKAMLADPDDVNVIYLLIDEPANYFEHAVAEANIGPMSKKQFLATLARPFKAMKA; encoded by the coding sequence ATGTCTAAGTCATTCTTGATAGACACCTCCCGCTGCACCGCGTGCCGCGGATGTCAGATAGCCTGCAAGGAGTGGCATGAACTGCCCGCGAACAAGACGACCCAGTACCATTGGGGCAGTCATCAGAATCCGCAGGACCTGAACCCGAACAACTACAAACTGGTTCGCTTCAGCGAACACCTCGAGGACGGCGTGATCCGCTGGAACTTCTTCCCGGAACAATGCCGTCATTGCGTCGTCCCTCCGTGCAAGGAGCTGGGTGACGTGTACGTCGAAGAGGCTATTGTCCAGGACGAAAAGACCGGCGCGGTGCTCTTTACCGAGAAGACCAAGAAATTCTCCAAGGAAGAGGCCGAAGAGGTCCGTGAAGCGTGTCCGTACAATATCCCGCGGCGCAACGATGAATCCGGATTGATGAGCAAGTGCACCATGTGCAACGACCGCGTGCACGCGGGCATGCTGCCCTCCTGCGTCAAGGTCTGTCCCACCGGGACCATGAACTTCGGGGAGCGCGAGGAGATGTTGGCCCTGGCCGAAAAGCGCCTCGCCATCCTGAAGAATAAATGGCCCAAGGCCATGCTCGCCGATCCCGACGACGTCAACGTGATCTATCTGCTTATCGACGAACCCGCGAACTACTTTGAACACGCGGTTGCCGAGGCCAATATCGGGCCCATGTCGAAGAAGCAGTTCCTTGCCACCCTGGCAAGACCCTTCAAGGCCATGAAGGCATAA
- the tsaA gene encoding tRNA (N6-threonylcarbamoyladenosine(37)-N6)-methyltransferase TrmO yields the protein MDKELVIIGTIQSTIKDLDSAPKMEDEEGAVRARIVMDPAYAEALDGLEPGAKLELFTWFHKSDRSVLKVHPRGNKSNPIRGVFSTRSPDRPNPIGLHRVTLVAIEAPLTLVVEPLEAIDGTPVVDIKPKPREK from the coding sequence ATGGACAAGGAACTGGTCATCATCGGTACCATTCAATCGACGATCAAGGACCTCGACTCGGCTCCCAAGATGGAAGACGAGGAAGGGGCCGTGCGCGCCCGTATCGTCATGGACCCGGCTTATGCCGAGGCCCTGGACGGCCTTGAGCCGGGCGCGAAGCTCGAACTGTTCACCTGGTTCCACAAATCCGACCGTTCCGTCCTCAAGGTCCATCCCCGGGGCAACAAGAGCAATCCCATACGCGGGGTGTTCTCCACCCGCTCTCCGGATCGTCCCAATCCCATCGGCCTGCACCGCGTCACTTTGGTTGCCATTGAGGCCCCCCTGACTCTGGTGGTGGAGCCGCTGGAGGCCATTGACGGGACGCCCGTCGTGGACATCAAACCCAAACCACGGGAAAAATAG
- the thiL gene encoding thiamine-phosphate kinase yields MRSEAHFLELIDSHFSREHDFLALGRGDDCAVLRGGTDYCVTSDLFLEDEHFRRDYFSAADIGYKALAVNISDIAAMGAKPVAFTMDLMAPTDLPDEFWDEFFKSMAGLARQNDMVLAGGDLSRSKRLGVSISAFGAPGSTGFLRRGNCAFGDILFTVGEIGLARTGLMALEAEGLKARETMPAAVMAHLRPKPKVMIGTLLNTAGVKGLMDLSDGLARDLPRFIGPNLGANLTIDPNALHGDIHTWCKAAGLDPLEFAVLGGEDYSLLGAVSPFDAGKARSVPGFTEIGTVTKEPGIILNGKPFDNPGFDHFSQ; encoded by the coding sequence ATGCGAAGCGAAGCTCACTTTCTGGAACTGATCGACAGCCACTTTTCCCGCGAGCACGATTTCCTGGCCCTGGGCCGGGGCGACGACTGCGCCGTGCTGCGGGGCGGGACGGACTACTGCGTCACCTCGGACCTCTTTCTCGAGGACGAGCATTTCCGGCGCGACTACTTCTCGGCCGCGGACATAGGGTACAAGGCCCTGGCCGTGAACATCAGCGACATCGCGGCCATGGGAGCCAAGCCCGTGGCTTTCACCATGGATCTGATGGCCCCGACCGACCTCCCGGACGAGTTCTGGGATGAATTCTTCAAGTCCATGGCAGGGCTGGCCCGCCAGAACGATATGGTCCTGGCCGGCGGCGACCTGAGCCGTTCCAAACGGTTGGGCGTGTCCATCTCCGCCTTTGGCGCACCCGGCTCCACAGGTTTTCTGCGGCGCGGCAACTGCGCGTTCGGGGACATCCTGTTCACCGTTGGCGAAATCGGCCTGGCCCGCACCGGGCTAATGGCCCTGGAAGCCGAGGGGCTCAAGGCGCGCGAGACCATGCCCGCCGCAGTCATGGCTCATCTGCGCCCCAAGCCCAAGGTGATGATCGGCACGCTGCTGAACACCGCAGGCGTGAAAGGACTCATGGACCTGTCAGACGGTCTGGCCCGCGACCTGCCCCGCTTCATCGGCCCGAACCTGGGCGCGAATCTGACCATCGACCCCAACGCCCTGCATGGCGACATCCATACATGGTGCAAGGCTGCAGGCCTCGATCCTCTGGAATTCGCCGTACTGGGCGGTGAGGATTACTCCCTGCTCGGCGCGGTCTCCCCGTTCGACGCGGGCAAGGCGAGGTCCGTACCCGGATTCACCGAAATCGGCACGGTCACCAAAGAGCCCGGCATCATTCTCAACGGCAAACCGTTCGACAACCCCGGATTCGACCACTTCAGCCAATAA
- a CDS encoding alkaline phosphatase family protein, with product MSLLLPSEPRPRLVVLGLDGLPFDLARSLSASLPNLGRLTRDATSVRAELPELSPVNWTSFYTGEGPETHGIFGFSHLDPRTYGLRVAQATDVSCPTLFDRLGERGLVSRIVNLPNTYPARPLRGMLVAGFVAPELRGAVYPPFMGEKLHEAGYKLEADTSRGRSDLEYLLDELRATLNSRLTALDMFWPDLAWDLFVHVFTETDRLFHFHMDAVLHDDHPNHLACMRFLADWDHALGRFLEHYDALPGPKRLLVLADHGFTELKTEVSLNTWLMRAGLLSLSGPPHDEWDVSTITSDSKAFALDPGRIYLHERGRFERGRVEPVEREGLLRRIEDGLMALEYEGEPVLKAVHRATEVYPGASSDQCPDLVVEARPGFDLKAKFDRENIFGLHGRTGTHTVGGAIFADTDGARPERMRDVGRIILQHFDITE from the coding sequence ATGTCTCTGCTCCTGCCCTCCGAGCCTCGCCCGAGGCTGGTTGTCCTCGGTTTGGACGGCCTGCCGTTCGACCTCGCCCGTTCCTTGAGCGCCTCCCTGCCCAATCTGGGCAGACTGACGCGGGACGCGACCTCGGTCCGCGCGGAACTGCCCGAGCTCTCCCCGGTGAACTGGACCTCCTTTTACACCGGGGAAGGCCCGGAGACGCACGGCATCTTCGGCTTTTCGCACCTGGACCCGCGGACCTATGGCCTGCGTGTCGCACAGGCCACGGATGTTTCCTGTCCGACCCTATTCGACCGGCTCGGTGAGCGCGGCCTGGTCTCGCGGATAGTCAACCTGCCCAACACCTATCCGGCCCGCCCTCTGCGCGGTATGCTCGTGGCCGGATTCGTGGCCCCGGAACTGCGCGGCGCAGTCTACCCGCCGTTTATGGGGGAAAAACTCCATGAGGCGGGTTATAAACTCGAAGCCGACACATCCCGTGGCCGGAGCGACCTGGAGTATCTGCTGGACGAACTGCGCGCCACGCTGAATTCGCGGCTCACCGCCCTGGACATGTTCTGGCCAGACCTGGCCTGGGACCTGTTCGTGCACGTCTTCACAGAAACCGACCGGCTCTTCCACTTCCACATGGATGCGGTGCTCCACGATGATCACCCCAACCATCTGGCGTGCATGCGATTTCTGGCAGATTGGGACCACGCTCTGGGCCGATTTCTGGAACATTACGACGCCCTTCCCGGCCCCAAGCGGCTGCTGGTCCTCGCCGATCACGGCTTTACCGAGCTGAAGACAGAAGTCAGTCTGAACACCTGGCTCATGCGTGCCGGACTGCTTTCCCTGTCCGGGCCGCCGCACGATGAATGGGACGTTTCGACTATCACTTCCGATTCCAAGGCCTTTGCCCTGGATCCAGGCCGCATCTATCTGCACGAACGGGGCAGGTTCGAGCGCGGCCGGGTGGAACCGGTTGAACGTGAAGGGCTGCTCAGAAGAATCGAAGACGGCCTCATGGCACTGGAATACGAGGGCGAACCGGTGCTGAAGGCCGTACACAGGGCTACGGAGGTCTATCCGGGGGCGTCTTCGGACCAATGCCCTGATCTGGTTGTCGAGGCCCGCCCCGGCTTCGATCTCAAGGCCAAATTCGATCGCGAAAATATTTTTGGTTTGCATGGACGCACCGGGACACATACGGTGGGCGGAGCCATATTCGCCGACACTGACGGAGCGCGCCCGGAACGGATGCGGGACGTCGGGCGCATCATACTGCAACACTTCGACATCACCGAATAA
- a CDS encoding chalcone isomerase family protein, translating to MKRLFCAALLFTLLCLSPAQAAELAGVSLPESVEVGAQKLVLNGIALREKFVFDVYVAGLYLTSKSSDPEAILQKEAPRMMVMHFVRDVDAKAIREAWIEGLEANVQGITPELRDQFDQLNAMMSDIKEGQEMGFTYDPATGTDVMVAGVAKGGIPGKDFADAILATWIGPKPGPGRSFKKQILGEN from the coding sequence ATGAAACGTCTTTTCTGCGCTGCCCTGTTGTTTACCCTGCTCTGCCTGTCCCCGGCCCAGGCGGCCGAACTGGCGGGCGTATCCCTCCCCGAATCCGTAGAGGTTGGCGCGCAAAAGCTTGTGCTCAACGGCATCGCCCTGCGTGAAAAGTTCGTCTTCGACGTGTATGTCGCCGGGTTGTATCTGACCAGCAAATCAAGCGACCCGGAAGCGATCCTGCAAAAGGAAGCGCCGCGCATGATGGTCATGCACTTTGTCCGCGACGTGGACGCCAAGGCCATCCGTGAGGCATGGATCGAGGGCCTTGAGGCCAATGTGCAGGGTATTACCCCGGAACTGAGGGACCAATTCGACCAACTGAACGCGATGATGAGCGACATCAAGGAAGGCCAGGAGATGGGCTTCACATATGATCCTGCCACCGGTACCGATGTCATGGTCGCCGGAGTCGCCAAGGGCGGCATCCCGGGCAAGGATTTCGCAGATGCCATCCTGGCCACCTGGATCGGCCCCAAACCGGGTCCCGGCAGGAGCTTCAAGAAACAGATTCTTGGCGAGAACTGA
- a CDS encoding formate dehydrogenase accessory protein FdhE, with the protein MKSATDRKTVVSTLDAIKKRAPAYTELADKFGPLFLEQARLSEECAAEGLALPEIDPARANQGVPILVDTDLSPWAESLKKSAAAMLPLLFDVLGLEKEAWEKLERFMDDSDGIAGLAQARIEGNWKHFESTSVQLGITPYTTLLYISEAVFSPVLRALAAGLGEPLSKMGWDEGYCPVCGATPSIAQLSPREVTELDQLVGGGGKKFLHCSLCGHDWRYKRNACPACGNDENESREVFYQDKAKFERIEACHKCGKYCLSIDMRECEPLPDLDVAQIGLIHLDMFAREHDLSPISSTLWNSLE; encoded by the coding sequence ATGAAATCGGCTACCGACCGGAAAACAGTTGTCTCGACCCTCGACGCCATCAAGAAACGCGCTCCCGCCTATACTGAACTGGCCGATAAATTCGGCCCGCTGTTTCTGGAACAGGCCCGGCTGAGCGAAGAATGCGCGGCAGAGGGATTGGCCCTGCCCGAGATTGATCCGGCGCGCGCCAACCAGGGCGTCCCCATTCTGGTGGACACGGACCTTTCCCCCTGGGCGGAGAGTCTGAAGAAGTCGGCGGCGGCCATGCTGCCCCTGCTCTTCGACGTCCTCGGTCTTGAAAAAGAGGCGTGGGAAAAGCTTGAACGGTTCATGGACGATTCCGACGGCATTGCGGGGCTTGCTCAGGCTCGAATCGAAGGCAACTGGAAACACTTTGAGAGCACCTCCGTACAGCTCGGCATCACACCGTATACCACGCTGCTGTATATTTCAGAGGCCGTTTTCTCGCCTGTTCTGCGCGCGTTGGCCGCAGGCCTGGGCGAGCCCCTCTCCAAAATGGGCTGGGACGAAGGGTACTGCCCCGTGTGCGGCGCCACGCCGTCCATCGCCCAGCTTTCGCCCAGGGAAGTGACCGAGCTGGATCAACTGGTCGGCGGCGGTGGCAAGAAGTTTCTGCACTGCTCCCTGTGCGGCCATGACTGGCGGTACAAGCGCAATGCCTGTCCGGCCTGCGGAAACGACGAGAACGAATCACGCGAAGTGTTCTATCAGGACAAAGCCAAATTTGAGCGCATCGAGGCCTGCCACAAGTGCGGCAAGTACTGCCTGAGCATCGACATGCGTGAATGCGAGCCGCTTCCGGATCTGGACGTTGCGCAGATCGGCTTGATCCATCTGGATATGTTTGCCCGCGAGCACGACCTGAGCCCCATTTCCTCGACCCTCTGGAACAGTCTGGAGTAA
- a CDS encoding ATP-dependent helicase → MNIDFENELNEAQREAVTTTEGPVLVIAGAGSGKTRTIVYRLAHLVNQGVDPAQILLLTFTRKAAQEMLARAETILGRSLHGTSGGTFHSFSYATLRRNASDIGFDAGFTLMDRADSENICKEVKDTLKLGKGDRSYPKKATLLDMITKSRNKELTIDAIMEREAYHLSPYLEDIERISDGYAKFKRQHALVDYDDLLFLLDKLLAKNEPLRNQLQARYRYIMVDEYQDTNLVQARIVKHLAGTKGNVMAVGDDAQSIYAFRGANVANILEFPKIFEGAKVIRLEKNYRSVQPILDLTNEILKGATTKFDKHLYSDLKSDKLPQVVHPLSDQTQARLVVDQILELGRKHMLHDVAVLFRAGYQSFPLEVALTRIGIDYQKFGGIRFHEAAHVKDVLSYIRLILNPHDLLAWQRAMEHIKGVGPKTVAKIYQAIHSGDKKYMAKMVKKHEQLKELLTELDRLRSGPMKPSTILEAVLAFYQPILIEKYPDDYPKRQAGLEQLSQIAASYQDMEQFIGDLSLDGDPDDEKRKENAVVLSTVHSAKGLEWAAVIIIDLVEDRFPSRKAMQRAEDLEEERRLMYVACTRAKEELKLFVPGSVYNRASGMSDPTLPSPFILELPDTVFERLNESYGGGLEKRRRSVYSLPEPAVPLSDADTQGDSASAKPKVDPSKLGFCKHKIFGKGKIVAQLEPNKFRVNFPGFGLKVIIGDYLELL, encoded by the coding sequence ATGAACATAGACTTCGAGAACGAACTGAACGAGGCCCAACGTGAAGCCGTGACCACCACCGAAGGGCCTGTGCTGGTCATAGCCGGAGCCGGGTCGGGCAAGACCCGGACCATCGTCTACCGGCTGGCCCATCTGGTGAACCAGGGTGTGGACCCGGCCCAGATCCTGCTGCTGACCTTTACCCGCAAGGCCGCCCAGGAGATGCTCGCCAGGGCCGAGACCATCCTCGGCCGGTCCCTGCACGGGACCTCTGGCGGCACGTTCCACTCCTTTTCCTACGCCACCCTGCGGCGCAACGCCTCGGACATCGGCTTCGACGCCGGTTTTACCCTCATGGACCGGGCGGACAGCGAAAACATCTGCAAGGAAGTCAAGGACACCCTCAAGCTCGGCAAGGGGGACCGCTCGTATCCCAAGAAGGCCACCCTGCTCGACATGATCACCAAGTCCCGCAACAAGGAACTGACCATCGATGCGATCATGGAGCGCGAGGCCTATCACCTGAGCCCCTATCTGGAGGATATCGAGCGCATCAGCGACGGCTACGCCAAATTCAAGCGGCAGCACGCCCTGGTGGACTACGACGACCTGCTCTTCCTCCTGGACAAGCTGCTGGCCAAGAACGAGCCTTTGCGCAACCAGTTGCAGGCCCGCTACCGCTACATCATGGTCGACGAATACCAGGACACCAACCTGGTCCAGGCACGCATCGTCAAACACCTGGCCGGGACCAAGGGCAATGTCATGGCCGTTGGCGATGATGCCCAGTCCATCTATGCCTTTCGCGGCGCAAACGTAGCCAACATTCTGGAATTTCCGAAGATATTCGAAGGCGCAAAGGTCATTCGCCTGGAGAAGAACTACCGCTCGGTGCAGCCGATCCTCGATCTGACCAACGAAATCCTCAAGGGCGCGACCACCAAGTTCGACAAGCACCTGTACTCGGACCTCAAGAGCGACAAACTTCCCCAGGTGGTCCATCCTCTGAGCGACCAGACCCAGGCGCGCCTGGTGGTGGACCAGATCCTGGAGTTGGGCCGCAAGCATATGCTGCACGATGTGGCCGTGCTCTTCCGGGCGGGCTATCAATCCTTCCCGCTGGAAGTGGCCCTGACGCGCATCGGCATCGACTACCAGAAATTCGGAGGCATCCGCTTCCACGAGGCGGCCCACGTCAAGGACGTGCTCTCCTACATACGGCTGATCCTCAATCCCCACGACCTGCTCGCCTGGCAACGGGCCATGGAGCACATCAAGGGAGTGGGGCCCAAGACCGTGGCCAAGATCTACCAGGCCATTCACTCGGGCGACAAGAAGTACATGGCCAAGATGGTCAAGAAGCACGAACAGCTCAAAGAGCTTTTGACCGAACTGGACCGGCTGCGCTCCGGCCCCATGAAGCCGTCGACCATCCTTGAGGCCGTACTCGCCTTCTACCAGCCCATCCTCATCGAGAAATACCCGGACGACTACCCCAAGCGCCAGGCCGGGCTTGAACAGCTCAGCCAGATCGCGGCAAGCTACCAGGACATGGAGCAGTTCATCGGCGACCTTTCCCTGGATGGCGACCCCGATGATGAGAAGCGCAAGGAGAACGCGGTTGTCCTGTCCACGGTCCACTCGGCCAAGGGGCTTGAGTGGGCGGCGGTTATCATCATCGACCTGGTGGAGGACCGCTTCCCGTCTCGCAAGGCCATGCAGCGGGCCGAAGACCTGGAGGAAGAGCGCCGCCTGATGTACGTGGCCTGCACCCGGGCCAAGGAGGAACTCAAGCTGTTCGTCCCCGGCTCGGTCTACAACAGGGCCAGCGGCATGTCCGACCCGACCCTGCCCAGCCCGTTCATACTGGAGCTGCCGGACACGGTCTTCGAACGGCTGAACGAATCCTACGGCGGCGGCCTGGAGAAAAGAAGGCGCTCGGTGTACAGTCTGCCCGAACCGGCCGTCCCCCTGTCGGATGCCGACACGCAGGGAGATTCCGCGTCCGCCAAACCCAAGGTGGACCCGTCCAAGCTCGGGTTCTGCAAACACAAGATTTTTGGCAAGGGCAAGATAGTCGCCCAACTGGAACCCAACAAATTCCGGGTCAACTTCCCCGGTTTCGGCCTCAAGGTCATCATCGGGGACTACCTCGAACTGCTCTGA
- a CDS encoding phosphatidylglycerol lysyltransferase domain-containing protein: MTLNFEPISLDQQDEYHECLTGCPQLLTSDFSFANVFGWADHYGLEWAFHGGLCFIRQTKPETICWAPVGPWENYDWAGCRGMTEGKKFVRVPEALTRLWSIAYGNKMTITESREHWDYVYSVEELISLKGKSFHKKKNLLNQFKKNYLYTYESMAPECVEEVLEMQDEWYKWYEENNPSEALKAENHAITRVLQHIDQIKGLMGATIRVDGKVIAYTVAEPLCEDSLVIHFEKGDIRFKGVYQAINQMFLENDGAEYTNVNREQDLGDEGLRKAKMSYNPTFFLKKFEAELL, translated from the coding sequence ATGACCTTGAATTTCGAACCCATTTCACTGGACCAGCAGGACGAATACCACGAATGTCTGACCGGCTGCCCCCAACTGCTGACCAGCGACTTTTCCTTTGCCAACGTCTTCGGCTGGGCCGACCACTACGGCCTGGAATGGGCTTTCCACGGCGGCCTGTGTTTCATTCGCCAGACCAAGCCCGAGACGATCTGCTGGGCGCCTGTGGGCCCGTGGGAGAACTATGACTGGGCCGGCTGCCGAGGCATGACCGAAGGCAAGAAGTTCGTCCGTGTGCCCGAGGCGCTGACCCGGCTGTGGTCCATCGCCTACGGCAACAAGATGACCATCACCGAGAGCCGCGAACACTGGGACTACGTCTATTCCGTGGAGGAACTCATCTCCCTGAAGGGCAAGTCCTTCCACAAGAAAAAGAACCTGCTCAACCAGTTCAAGAAAAACTACCTGTACACCTATGAATCCATGGCCCCCGAGTGCGTGGAGGAAGTCCTGGAGATGCAGGACGAATGGTACAAGTGGTACGAGGAGAACAACCCTTCCGAAGCGCTCAAGGCCGAAAATCACGCCATCACCCGCGTGCTCCAGCACATCGACCAGATCAAGGGGTTGATGGGCGCGACCATCCGGGTGGACGGCAAGGTCATCGCCTACACCGTGGCTGAACCGCTGTGCGAGGACTCGCTGGTCATCCATTTCGAAAAGGGCGACATCCGCTTCAAGGGCGTGTACCAGGCCATCAACCAGATGTTCCTGGAAAACGACGGGGCGGAGTACACCAACGTCAACCGCGAACAGGACCTCGGCGACGAGGGGTTGCGCAAGGCCAAGATGTCCTACAACCCGACTTTCTTCCTCAAAAAATTCGAGGCGGAACTGCTCTAA
- a CDS encoding alpha/beta hydrolase has protein sequence MDRFEAVETTGENQVAGWVQTTDGVRLWVEIRGTGMPLVLLHGWTMSSLFWRRQAQLADTHQVVTVDFRGHGRSQTTPRGHNVPRYALDVREVITALGLTRVMLLGWSMGGSVVLEYWQRFGADRLAGLGLVETGPYPMSPAPWNVHKCHGHNEEPMREDLAAMQEDRKGFAKRFVNAMFLPGHAPEHALKWMAAEQLKAGPETAAAIYQDYARRDYTPALPSISVPALVVYGRSLHMCYGPSAGRFVAASLPESRFVILDKSGHMPFYEQPEEFNRTIAGFMDTLNA, from the coding sequence ATGGATCGGTTCGAGGCCGTGGAGACCACCGGTGAAAACCAGGTGGCCGGATGGGTGCAGACCACCGACGGCGTTCGCCTGTGGGTGGAGATTCGCGGTACCGGCATGCCTCTGGTCCTGCTCCACGGCTGGACCATGAGCTCCCTGTTCTGGCGCCGCCAGGCCCAATTGGCCGACACCCACCAGGTGGTGACCGTGGACTTCAGAGGTCACGGTCGTTCCCAGACCACGCCCCGAGGCCACAACGTCCCTCGTTACGCCCTGGATGTGCGCGAGGTGATCACCGCATTGGGGTTGACCCGTGTCATGCTCCTGGGCTGGTCCATGGGTGGCTCCGTGGTTCTGGAGTACTGGCAGCGTTTCGGCGCGGACCGATTAGCCGGACTCGGACTGGTCGAGACCGGTCCCTACCCGATGTCACCGGCGCCGTGGAATGTGCACAAATGCCACGGCCACAACGAAGAGCCCATGCGCGAGGATCTGGCCGCTATGCAAGAGGACCGCAAGGGATTCGCAAAGCGGTTCGTCAACGCCATGTTCCTTCCGGGGCACGCTCCGGAACACGCCCTGAAATGGATGGCCGCCGAACAGCTCAAAGCCGGCCCTGAAACCGCCGCCGCCATCTATCAGGATTACGCCCGACGCGACTACACGCCGGCGCTGCCCTCCATCAGCGTTCCCGCGCTGGTGGTCTACGGCCGCTCCCTGCACATGTGCTACGGCCCTTCCGCCGGCCGGTTCGTGGCCGCTTCCCTGCCTGAGTCCAGATTCGTCATCCTGGACAAAAGCGGACATATGCCCTTTTACGAGCAACCCGAAGAGTTCAACCGGACCATTGCCGGTTTTATGGACACCTTGAACGCCTGA